AGATGTTCGCCGCATTGATGCCTCAGGTAAAAAAGTTGCCATGATCGGGGTAGAAAATGCCTATCCTATCGGTGAGGACCTTTCCGAATTTACAAAGTACCACGAGCTAGGTGCGCGTTATATATCACTTTCGCACAACGGGCATAGTCAATTCTGCGACTCCAATACGGGAGAAAAGGACTCCGTTTGGCTACATAATGGTTTAAGTGACTTAGGTAAAAAGGCTGTAAAAGAGATGAATAGGTTGGGAATGATGATTGATGTTTCTCACCCTTCAAAAGAATCCATGAAGCAAATGATCGCTTTGTCCAAAGCGCCCATTATTGCCTCACATTCCTCGGCAAGAGCGCTCTGTGGTCATAGTAGAAATTTAGACGATGAGCAGCTAAAATTAATGAAAGAAAACGGTGGTGTAGTGCAGACCGTGGCCTTTAGCTCTTATTTGAATACGGAAAAGCACGAAGCGCGTGCCGCTTATATGAAAGGGCTCTATGAAAAAATAGCGGACTCTTTAGCCATAGATTGGTATGACCGTTCTGAATTTCGAAATTTAACAGATGACCAGAAAGAGGCTTTTCTAGAGAATTATCCTAAAGTAACCCAAATGGGTAAAGACATGGTTAAGGGAATGACGGACGTGCCAGAGGCCGTAAATGTATCCGACTTTGTTGACCACATAGACTATATGGTGAAACTGATTGGAATAGACCATGTAGGTATCAGTTCCGATTTTGATGGTGGCGGAGGAATAGAAGGATGGTCGGACGCTTCCGAAACCTTTAACGTAACCTTGGAATTAGTGAAAAGAGGCTACACGGAAAAGGAAATAGAAAAGCTCTGGGGTGCCAACTTACTGCGTGTACTGGACGAGGTCCAAGCCGTAGCCAAAGAAATGGCCATGAATTAAGACTGAGCGGCAGCGAGCCTATCGGCAACGAACTCTACCTTTGTCTTCCCATGAGCCGCGGGCTTGCCATCTTCTCCTAGGTTGACCATGATAATATTGTCTACGGTGACAATGGTCTCATGGTTCATTTTATTACGCACCTCGCAGTTCAATGTCAAAGAGGTTTTACCGAATTTTACTACCTCTATCCCTATCTCAACGATGTCACCTTGCACGGCGGCACTCATAAAGTTGATTTCGGACATATATTTCGTAACGATTTTGGCATTCTCCAATTGAACAATACTGTATAGGGCCGCCTCTTCATCTATCCACGCCAACACCTTACCACCGAACAGGGTACCGTTAGAATTTAAATCCTCTGGCTTAACTAATTTCCTTGTGTGAAATTTCATAGTATAGTATTATTAATACTACAAAATTAGATTGAAAATCATTTGAAACTTACCCAAAACCACTTTTAACACTCCGATTTACCAAATTGCCAACTACACTATCGGGAAAATGAACAATAAGTAAATATACCCTGTTGGAATTTTAAAATAGGCAAAATTAGACCGCTTTAGCCGATGGCCCCATCGGAAATTAACATCAAGCCAAGTACTATGTCGTTTAGAATAAGCTTGGTGGGTCAACCAGTGTTTTAGGAACCGTAAGGTCCGTATGAAGTCTTTCGTTAAGTTTTTTAATAAAATAGGCCGATAACAAAGGAGATTCCAATTCCATATTCTGATGAATGAAAAAATTCACTTTTCTCAGACCTTGTTCCTTCCATGCCTCCAACCTAGTCACCCACTCGTCCAAGCGCGTATAATCGCTCTTATGGTTAGCGCCCACATATCTAACAAAGGCTTCGTCATTGGTAAGTCTCATGTGCATGATATCCCGTCTTCCCGCAGTATCCACCAAAATATTGGCAATGCCGTTTTCTTCGAGTAAATGGTAGAGCTCCTGAGCTACTTTTTCGTCATTGAACCAATCCGTATGCCTAAATTCCATTGCCAACCGAAATTCTTTTGGCCACCGTTCTACAAAGCGTACTACCCTGTCCCAGTCTTTCGGTGCAAAATTATTGTGCATTTGCAAGAACATGGTACCCAACTTACTGGATAGATTGGCGGTATTGGTCAAATACTGGTCCAAAACAGGATAAGCTTGGTCATTTAAACGTCTTAAATGACTTACATTTTGAACTATTTTAGGAAAAAAGGTAAAATTAGCGGGAGTTTTCGCATTCCACTTTTCATAGGTTTCAGAAGGGAATATGCGATAAAAAGTAGCGTTGAGCTCAATGGAATTAAACTGTGTGGAATAATAGGCCAACTCATCCTTAGTGCCCCTAGGGTAAAAATTCTTAAGGTCTTGCTTGTTCCATTTTGCACAACCTACGTGCATGGTAAAAGGGTCTTTTTGGTCTATCTTATTTAACACCACGGCCGTCTCTTTGTGGTCCGTAGGTAATGTAAAATCAATACCTTCTGGCTGCTCTACCTTTCCAAATTTCATGTCTTGTCAAATTTCCCATAAAAATAACCAATAATTTATAGTGTAGAGGTCGGGTTCACTGTTTATAAACCCGTTAAAAACTAATATCCGCACTTCAAAAGCACCCTTTCTTATTGGCTACCTTTAGAAAAACAAGATTGACATGCACGATAGGTCCCACAGTTTAAAACAAATTCGTCCAGAAATTACTTCGGCAAGAATACATTCTAATATGAGTCCGGATGAGCGTTTTCAAAATGAAACCCTCCGCCCCATCATAAAATTTCAGAACGATTTGTTGCTGGCCTCTTTCCAAAACTACATCGTAAAAACTAAAAATACTTTTTATGAATTACGGTTAGAAAAGCGCATGGATTATATTGCCAATGCCCTACAGAAGGACATCAAATATAGGAACTCCGTAAAAGGTATCATCATGGGGCAGTTCACTGTTGAAGAATATACGAACTATATTCAAAATTCATCCGCCCTCAACAAAAGAATCATCAATATGGTGATAAAACGCCTGCAGGACCAAATTCAATATTTTGAAAAAGAGGCTTTAGTCCAATAGCGATTCCCCGTTAAGATTAGTGGTCAACACCGCACTCATTAAATCAAAATAAGGTCGTATCGCCTTAAAGGAGGCATTGACGGTATCCGAAAAGTTTGCTGACAAGACCTCTTTATCGCTAAAATTCCTAACAAAAATATACTGCTTTTTGCGAATGAGGTCAATATTGGGGTCTTCCTTATCAAACCCCTTTGGAGCGGTCTTTAATTCATCACCCGCTAGTGCTCCCCAAACGTCTTTGAACGCTTTTTTGCTCATTATCTCACGAAAATCGCTCGGGTCTATCTGCCATTCTTTTCTAATTCGCAACAGGTCTTCCTTTTCCGGTGCCCAAAAACCAGCAGCGACAAAACTACCCTGTGGCTGAACATGAAGGTAATAGCCACCCCGGCGTTGTTTTCCCGCTCTAGTATAGGAAGCGGAGAAATTAAATTTATAAGGGGTTTTATTTTTGGAAAAGCGGACATCCCTATAAATCCGAAAGACTTTTAATTTTTCTATTTCATCGTGCGTTTTCATTTTCTCCAACACCTCGTTAAAGAAAGCTTTTGCTTCCGTTTCCCGTAGTTTAAATTGCCCCTTATGTTCGGCAAACCACTCCCGATTATTATTTTCCTTGAGGTCCGTTAAAAATTGTAGCGTTGGTTTGGTAATAGCAGGATGTAACATACGACTTAGGTCTTGTTATTTTAAGCTAAAGTTAACCATTTGCCCTTAAGACGATAGTATTAATTGGTTAATTTTGGTTTTAGAAATAACCTTATAACAAGCCAGGGCGCAGAACGGGGAAATCAGGATTAACTCCCGAGAAAACCTCGGCCTATTTCAAATCTCGGATACCGAGTTAAGTACAACCTATGGATCATCAATCTATCATTACCAGTATCAACAAGCATAAGAAACAGCCTAATCTCAGGTTTCGTCTTAAAAGAGATACGGAAACTTTTACGAATTTGCTTTTCTATACCCTATTCGATATCGAAACTCCGGTCTCCGGCAATCTTGAAATCTTAGAACAACAGTTTGACAACCTTGTGGATTTAGCCTGCTGGGAAAGTGAAAAACCTTGTAAAAAGGTCTGGGAAAACTACGTAGCAAAACTCCCCACCATTTTAGAAAGTTTAAATCTTGATGCAGAGGCTACCGTGAACTGTGACCCTGCCTCCTTATCCATTGAAGAGGTGTATATGGCCTACCCAGGCTTCTATGCCATTGCCATCTACAGATTGGCCCATGAGTTATACCAAACAGGTTTTCCGCTCGTACCGCGCTTAATGACAGAATATGCGCATCGGCAGACCGGCGTTGATATTAACCCTGGCGCCCAAATCGGAAAATCCTTTCATATAGACCATGGCACAGGCGTGGTTATCGGGGAGACCGCTATCATAAAAAATGATGTAAAAATATACCAAGGTGTAACCTTAGGCGGACTTTATGTGGCCAAGCATTTGCAAAAAACCAAACGGCACCCGACCATAGAAGATAATGTAACCATTTACGCTAATGCCACGATATTAGGAGGTGAAACGGTCATCGGAGCCAACAGCGTAATCGGCGGAAACGCATGGCTTACCGCTTCAGTTCCCGCACATTCCACCGTGTTCCATACACCAGAAATAAAAATTAAAACCTTACCCAATGTCTAACCGCATTTTAGATTTAATAGGAAACACACCTTTGGTAGCATCCCGCGTACTGAACACCAATCCCAATGTGAAGCTTTTCTTTAAGATGGAGGGTCATAACCCTGGCGGTAGCGTTAAGGACAGGGCCGCCTATAATATGATTAAAAGCGGACTGGAAACGGGAAGCATAAAAACCAGCGATAAATTGATAGAAGCCACGAGCGGCAATACGGGTATTGCTTTGGCCATGATAGCCGGTATTTATGGTTTGGACATCGAGTTGGTGATGCCCGAAAATTCTACCAAAGAACGCGTACAGACCATGCGGGCCTATGGCGCCAAAGTTACCTTGACTCCAGCAAGTGTTGGTATTGAAGGAGCGCGGGACTATGCCGAGGAAAAGGTGAATAAAGAGGGTTTCATTATGCTGAACCAGTTTGGAAATCCGGATAACTGGAAAGCGCATTACAAAACCACGGGGCCAGAAATTTGGAACGATACGAACGGACAGGTCACCCATTTTGTCTCCTCTATGGGCACCACAGGGACCATTATGGGTACCTCCACCTATTTAAAAGAGCAAAACGAAGGTGTGCAAATTGTGGGGGTACAACCTACTGATAATTCCAAGATACCTGGGATACGCAAATGGCCCAAGGCCTATTTACCCAAAATTTTTGATGCGAAGAAAGTAGACACGGTCATGGAGGTTAGCGAAGCGGAAGCAAGGAGTATGGCCAAAAGATTAGCTAAGGAAGAAGGCATCTTCTCTGGAATGAGCAGTGGCGGTGCAGCGACCGTAGCATTACGTTTGGCCGCTCAACTGGACCAAGGGGTCATTGTTTCCATTATTTGTGATAGAGGTGACCGTTACTTGTCCTCTGATTTGTTCGATTAACAGCTAATGGCTTATTCAGGGCTGTTCAGAACTTTCTTACTACCAAGTGGAGACTATATGAATTGAAATTGGGGAATGGTTAACTTCGTAAAGAACCGATAAAAGGAATCTGTGCTGTGATTGATGAAGTAGTTAAACTCTACCTTTAGAACCTTAGGACACCATATACACAAATATCAATCTCAGCAGTAAACATTACTATTATATGAAAGTTAGAAGGTATTTATTTTGTCTCGTTGTCACGCTGTATCTCACGTCCTGCCGTACAATTGCCCTTCCAGAAAACGTACCTTTAGATCATATTGTGCTGATTACAGGGGAGAAGTTTTACGGCAAGGTCGATTATTTTAAGGAAGGGTTCGCGCTTAGTGAATTTTACGGGAGAATAAGACTGACAGACGTAAATGGAAGAAAAAGAAGCTTTAAGCGGAAAAAAGTACTTTCATTTAACGTAAACGGATACGATTACAAAAGCTATACATTAAATGAAGAAACCAAACTGTTTAAAAATGGTCGTTTTCTTGATACCGAATACCATATCTTTCAAGATGGTGTTCAACATTTTTTAAAAGTGATTTCGAAAGGAACATTATCTCACTATGAATTGGAATGGATAGACCATGACAATAACGATCTAGAATCAATTGGTTTAATTAAGAAAACTGAAGATAATTTTTTCATTCCCGCAGAGAATATACGAAGCCAGATAGCAAAAAAAGCGGTTAGTGACTACCTTTCTGACTGTCCTGAAGCACAGAAGAAAATAGCCGAAAAGGACTTTAAATATGTTTTTCAGGTTGTGGACTTTTACAATAAGAACTGTAACTGAGGACGATTGGCTTTGTCCTGCAATTACGAACCTTGAGGCACTATTATCAATACAAAAGGATTATTCAATAACTGAACTCCATAAATCTAAAATTAAAGATTTGTAAATTGGGGTTAAAACGAATTGTAGTTATTGCACAAAAAGTATTTTAGTAATGAAAACGTTTCAAGGTAAACAAACCATTAAACAACTCGAAAAAAGAAAGGGAGGTTATTATTACTTAAAACTCGATACAGAAATCATAAACCAATTCAGTAAAAAAAGAGCCACAAGAATAATTTGCACCATTGATGCTAACGTTTCTTATCGCTGTGGTTTGAATCATTTAGGCGATGGGAATTTTTATGTAATCGTGGCTGGAAAATATCTTGAGAAACTAAATAAGGAGCTCGGAGAAGAAGTCGATTACAGAATTGATGAAGACCCAGACCAATTAGGGGTTGACATGCCAGAAGTACTAACTGTTTTTCTTGCGCAAGATTCGGACTCAAAAGCAATTTTCGACAAGCTAACGGACGGAAAAAAAAGAAGTTTAATATATAGCTTCGTAAAGCTAAAAGATATTGATAAACAAGTGAAAATTATAAATGACTTTTTAGCTAAAGAAAGTCAGAAAATGAAATAAGTAGGGTGAAATACGATATCAACACCCGTACCGCGTTTGTGGTAATGCAGGATACTATTCCTCTAGCGTTGACAGTAATTTAAAAACAGTGTACCAAGAAATAAGACCATCAAAAAGATGTAATCATTTAATTGACTCCTTTTGGACGTTCTCCACAACTGAGGTTGGTGAGTGCTTCAAGGTTTTGCCTGACACATGTGTTGATTTGATATTTGACCTGACCAAGAATAAAGGTTTTGTATCCGGAATTATGTCCAATTTTCAAATGATTAAAGTGGCAAAGAAATCCGATTTAATAGGAGTTCGTTTAAAAACCGAAAATTTTGGCTCACTATGTAAAAGGCCGCTTTATGAAACCAAAAACCTTAGAACAGAGCTATCTCAGATAGTTTCGGTGTGTGAAGAGTATACAACAAGCCAATTGAACCATAGGGAAGAAACGGGAGATAAAGTCCAATTTCTAGAAAGTCTTGTACTAACTTCATTGTACAAAAACTATCAAAGACAGGACAACTTGGTGTTGTCGGTGGCACAAAAGATTAGGTCGTTAAAAGGGAATATAGATATTGGCTCGGCAGCTATAGCCCACAATATCAGTTTAAGACAACTAGAGCGGCGTTTTAAAAATTATATTGGTTTGACCATAAAGGAATTTTCAAACGTGGTACGCTTCAACCACACTAAAAAACTAATAAAATCCCTTACGGAAACAAGCCTTTTAGAAATTGCTTTCGATTCGGGATTTTTTGACCACGCACATATGCACCATGAAATCAAAAGAATTTCAGGAGAAAACCCAAGCTACTTTAGGTAATGTCGCTTTTTTACAAAGTAGAATTATTAGAGTCGTACTAACTTTGCATCAAACTAAGATGGCTAGTTGAGAACTTAAAATATAAAAAATGGACATTCAGTACGCTTACACCAT
This genomic window from Maribacter sp. MJ134 contains:
- the cysM gene encoding cysteine synthase CysM codes for the protein MSNRILDLIGNTPLVASRVLNTNPNVKLFFKMEGHNPGGSVKDRAAYNMIKSGLETGSIKTSDKLIEATSGNTGIALAMIAGIYGLDIELVMPENSTKERVQTMRAYGAKVTLTPASVGIEGARDYAEEKVNKEGFIMLNQFGNPDNWKAHYKTTGPEIWNDTNGQVTHFVSSMGTTGTIMGTSTYLKEQNEGVQIVGVQPTDNSKIPGIRKWPKAYLPKIFDAKKVDTVMEVSEAEARSMAKRLAKEEGIFSGMSSGGAATVALRLAAQLDQGVIVSIICDRGDRYLSSDLFD
- a CDS encoding DUF2461 domain-containing protein, whose product is MLHPAITKPTLQFLTDLKENNNREWFAEHKGQFKLRETEAKAFFNEVLEKMKTHDEIEKLKVFRIYRDVRFSKNKTPYKFNFSASYTRAGKQRRGGYYLHVQPQGSFVAAGFWAPEKEDLLRIRKEWQIDPSDFREIMSKKAFKDVWGALAGDELKTAPKGFDKEDPNIDLIRKKQYIFVRNFSDKEVLSANFSDTVNASFKAIRPYFDLMSAVLTTNLNGESLLD
- the epsC gene encoding serine O-acetyltransferase EpsC, with protein sequence MDHQSIITSINKHKKQPNLRFRLKRDTETFTNLLFYTLFDIETPVSGNLEILEQQFDNLVDLACWESEKPCKKVWENYVAKLPTILESLNLDAEATVNCDPASLSIEEVYMAYPGFYAIAIYRLAHELYQTGFPLVPRLMTEYAHRQTGVDINPGAQIGKSFHIDHGTGVVIGETAIIKNDVKIYQGVTLGGLYVAKHLQKTKRHPTIEDNVTIYANATILGGETVIGANSVIGGNAWLTASVPAHSTVFHTPEIKIKTLPNV
- a CDS encoding DUF72 domain-containing protein; this encodes MKFGKVEQPEGIDFTLPTDHKETAVVLNKIDQKDPFTMHVGCAKWNKQDLKNFYPRGTKDELAYYSTQFNSIELNATFYRIFPSETYEKWNAKTPANFTFFPKIVQNVSHLRRLNDQAYPVLDQYLTNTANLSSKLGTMFLQMHNNFAPKDWDRVVRFVERWPKEFRLAMEFRHTDWFNDEKVAQELYHLLEENGIANILVDTAGRRDIMHMRLTNDEAFVRYVGANHKSDYTRLDEWVTRLEAWKEQGLRKVNFFIHQNMELESPLLSAYFIKKLNERLHTDLTVPKTLVDPPSLF
- a CDS encoding glyoxalase; the protein is MHDRSHSLKQIRPEITSARIHSNMSPDERFQNETLRPIIKFQNDLLLASFQNYIVKTKNTFYELRLEKRMDYIANALQKDIKYRNSVKGIIMGQFTVEEYTNYIQNSSALNKRIINMVIKRLQDQIQYFEKEALVQ
- a CDS encoding dipeptidase, with protein sequence MKGLSYILCVLLLFSCANEEKKEVESTEDIAKRIHEKVITIDTHNDINVKNFTDSINYTQRLNTQINLPKMEEGGLDVSWLIVYTGQDTLTKEGYTKAKENAMAKFDAIHRLCEEIAPEEIELALTSEDVRRIDASGKKVAMIGVENAYPIGEDLSEFTKYHELGARYISLSHNGHSQFCDSNTGEKDSVWLHNGLSDLGKKAVKEMNRLGMMIDVSHPSKESMKQMIALSKAPIIASHSSARALCGHSRNLDDEQLKLMKENGGVVQTVAFSSYLNTEKHEARAAYMKGLYEKIADSLAIDWYDRSEFRNLTDDQKEAFLENYPKVTQMGKDMVKGMTDVPEAVNVSDFVDHIDYMVKLIGIDHVGISSDFDGGGGIEGWSDASETFNVTLELVKRGYTEKEIEKLWGANLLRVLDEVQAVAKEMAMN
- a CDS encoding acyl-CoA thioesterase codes for the protein MKFHTRKLVKPEDLNSNGTLFGGKVLAWIDEEAALYSIVQLENAKIVTKYMSEINFMSAAVQGDIVEIGIEVVKFGKTSLTLNCEVRNKMNHETIVTVDNIIMVNLGEDGKPAAHGKTKVEFVADRLAAAQS
- a CDS encoding helix-turn-helix domain-containing protein, whose amino-acid sequence is MYQEIRPSKRCNHLIDSFWTFSTTEVGECFKVLPDTCVDLIFDLTKNKGFVSGIMSNFQMIKVAKKSDLIGVRLKTENFGSLCKRPLYETKNLRTELSQIVSVCEEYTTSQLNHREETGDKVQFLESLVLTSLYKNYQRQDNLVLSVAQKIRSLKGNIDIGSAAIAHNISLRQLERRFKNYIGLTIKEFSNVVRFNHTKKLIKSLTETSLLEIAFDSGFFDHAHMHHEIKRISGENPSYFR
- a CDS encoding DUF1905 domain-containing protein, which produces MKTFQGKQTIKQLEKRKGGYYYLKLDTEIINQFSKKRATRIICTIDANVSYRCGLNHLGDGNFYVIVAGKYLEKLNKELGEEVDYRIDEDPDQLGVDMPEVLTVFLAQDSDSKAIFDKLTDGKKRSLIYSFVKLKDIDKQVKIINDFLAKESQKMK